The proteins below are encoded in one region of Ornithinimicrobium avium:
- a CDS encoding F0F1 ATP synthase subunit gamma yields the protein MGAQQREYRQRSRSVQSTKKITRAMELIAASRVVKARQRVAQTTPYANAITRAVSAVASYADVEHPLTTERETVRRAGVLIITSDRGLAGAYSGNVLKRSEQLRELLVEDEGKEMVPYLTGRKAEGYFKFRGRSFEQSWSGFSDAPTFELAREIAQRLTADFVAGSENGGVDEIHVVSTRFITMVTQEVQVVRLLPLEVVEDEAPEQAEDIYPLYEFEPDGPQVLDALLPKYVTSRIWNALLQASASELAARQRAMKSATDNAEELIKTYTRLANQARQAEITQEISEIVGGASALADAK from the coding sequence ATGGGAGCGCAGCAGCGGGAGTACCGCCAGCGCAGCCGGTCCGTCCAGTCGACCAAGAAGATCACGCGGGCGATGGAGCTCATCGCCGCCTCACGCGTGGTCAAGGCCCGCCAGCGCGTGGCGCAGACGACGCCCTACGCCAACGCGATCACCCGTGCGGTGTCCGCCGTCGCCAGCTATGCCGACGTCGAGCACCCGCTGACGACCGAGCGGGAGACCGTCCGGCGCGCCGGTGTGCTCATCATCACCAGCGACCGCGGCCTCGCCGGCGCCTACTCGGGCAACGTGCTCAAGCGCAGCGAGCAGCTGCGCGAGCTGCTGGTGGAGGACGAGGGCAAGGAGATGGTGCCCTACCTGACCGGGCGCAAGGCCGAGGGCTACTTCAAGTTCCGCGGCCGCTCCTTCGAGCAGAGCTGGTCGGGCTTCTCCGACGCCCCGACCTTCGAGCTGGCGCGCGAGATCGCCCAGCGGCTGACGGCGGACTTCGTCGCCGGGTCCGAGAACGGCGGCGTGGACGAGATCCACGTCGTCTCCACCCGGTTCATCACGATGGTGACCCAGGAGGTGCAGGTCGTCCGCCTGCTGCCGCTGGAGGTCGTCGAGGACGAGGCTCCGGAGCAGGCCGAGGACATCTACCCGCTCTACGAGTTCGAGCCGGACGGTCCGCAGGTGCTCGACGCGCTGCTGCCGAAGTACGTCACCTCCCGGATCTGGAACGCGCTGCTGCAGGCGTCCGCCTCCGAGCTGGCTGCCCGACAGCGGGCGATGAAGTCGGCGACGGACAACGCCGAGGAGCTCATCAAGACCTACACCCGGCTGGCGAACCAGGCCCGCCAGGCCGAGATCACCCAAGAGATCAGCGAAATCGTGGGCGGCGCGAGCGCCCTCGCGGACGCCAAGTGA